The nucleotide sequence TTGGGGTAACAATAAAGGAAGATTGACAACATACACCATCAAATTTACCAAAATAAACTATGAATGAAGATTTTATAACCATCAACATTATCTAACAAATAAAAAAATCACTTATGATTTAGAATGTGTAAGTTACACTCGTGATGTAAACCAGTTGCACACGTGGCCAAGAGTACGCAATTCATGTTCGAATACCACACTCATGAAAGAGGACTAGAGGAGCGGCGTGTGACATTGAGTAATTTATTTTTTCTCTTAAAGTTAAGAGGTTATTAACATAAGCCATTGCTTCAAAAAAATGCGATAAAGAGCACGCAATTTCCATCATGACGTGACTAAATCGGTATAATTTTCAACCCAATGTGTTGGTTTTTGATTCGCCCGTCTTATAGGTGTAAAATTCCTCATGCTCGCCAAAGATGATATTTGTAATTGTTTAATTAGTGAAAAATGTTACCCTTTATTAAAAAGAACAATTAGTTTATGATTAGTGCCAATGACCTATAACTCAAGTGGTAGAAGACTTGAGTTCTTCTTTGAAGACTCAAGTTCAATACTCATTTGGTGCAAAAAAAAGGAGTGAGGCACTGGTGAGCAGTGATAGGAGACACAGGGAAACCTgagttcgatccttgagccaaacgggttttaccgtcatgcctacgggcgggtgggttaccgggttttccccggaattggtggtggacgactcaggttactctcggagtactccgtttgtccagtgggtaccccaagagtgctcgggattgatttgttagccgttaaaaaaagttTATGTTTAGTAATTTGCTTGATCAACATTGTATATGCAATCATTTGTACGTTTATGATATGAGAGAATTGCAGAGATGTACATGTACAGAGACAGACTCACGAAATGCATGAGGAAAAAGGAAAATTGAAGTACACTATCCTAATTACCAAATCACTAACTATTCCTTCTTCCCCATTTTGGGTTCCAACTCACTCCGTAtttcaaacacacacacacaaacaagtACCAACTACTACTCAACAGGCACTAAAATTTACGAATCAATGAAAATGGACAATAACATAATTAATTTCAAGttaacaaaaaataataataaaccatAAATTAAACTGATCAAATACCACTACTACCGTACTACTGTAcctatgtttctaaattctaAATTTTAGAAACAGTTTTTACAACGCCTTTAGTTCTAAATCATTTAATTATCTTCATCTTTCACGGCTTCAGCTGAATCCACTCGAATCGACCTTTCAACGGCACATCATTTACGACGTCGTAATTGTACCTGCAAATTCATCACATATTTTGTTCATCAGAATTCAGATATATGTATTCATAAGCAGATAATAAACCTATAACTAGCTTAATTATATTACTTTTCTTTGAAACGGTTCTGTAGGTTTTTTTCAGCAGCTGCAAAAAATTCTTCAAGTTCAGCGGCAGGTGGCGTCTTCTCCGGCGGAACTCTCCGGCGAGAATTAGTCAACACCGACGGTTTTTCGGCCATAGAGAGAGAGTGCGTTTTGATAACTTGTTGTACAGGAAAACTGTAATAATAATAACGGATGCCGTTGAGATCACACATATTTAATTCTCGTTTtttgaaattttaaaattttaaacgAACTGAAAAAAAAGATGCGAATAGAATAAAATCATAAATGTACGTTAACAGGTAACATTAAAGTTTATTTTCAAAACCTTTCTCTTCTCGCCAAATTGCATCTCACACTTGTTGCTTCAGCTGTTTCCTGAACACAAATtcaattttcaaaattcaaaattcaaattcacTCAAAACATATGTTCAAATAAAATTCAAATAAACCGTGTACACACATACCTCCAGATCTGCGTTAACCGAACAACAACTCGCCGGAATATCACCTTCGGACGTCAATTCTTCTTTCTCAACAGAATCAGATAATTTCTTCGATGTATTGATGACGTCATCACTGTCAAATGACTCAAATCCTGTAATTCGTACCGGTTTTGATGACGATAACCTCAATTCTCCATTGCCGACCTTCCTCCTCTTCGCCGAtccagaattattattattattactatctAACGGTTGCGCAACCTCCATAACCGCTACCGGATCACTCATCGACTACAACCGGCACTATACTGACATGATATATTGATGTATATCTAGTTATGATGTATAGTTCGATGTCAAATCAGCTGGTACGTACCTTAATTAATTCGATCTTGAATGGAGAATAATATCTTCTGTGATTTTATTTTTCTGTTTTGTTAGTTtcagagagaagagagagaaaatggtggcgatgatgatgatgacgagtACGCTGGCGATGGcagtgattccgtttgaaagcTTCTTatcatgtgtgtgtgtgtgtgtgtgtgagtgtgtggTGGTCCTGACGTTCACGCACtcacacactttctctctctaaaactttTCTTAACGGAACCGTTATAACAGATCTACAAATATACCTTCAAGAAGTGTTTGTTGTACGCCGACTTTTATATTTTATTGGTGCCACCGGTTTTACCGGTTATAGCCGGTGAATTTCGTGGTTACGGTGACAcgattattgttattgttatttttgGAGCAAGTTTGGTGTGGATTTGGTCATTAGCAAAAAATTCGTGTGCATTTTGAAACGAAATTACTACACTGCCCCTTAAGAAAGTGTTTTTCTGGTGCAAGTATATTCTCCTTCTGCCAAAACTTGATATCATATTTGCAGACTGTCTTCATTAGT is from Helianthus annuus cultivar XRQ/B chromosome 9, HanXRQr2.0-SUNRISE, whole genome shotgun sequence and encodes:
- the LOC110879059 gene encoding cyclin-dependent kinase inhibitor 7, whose protein sequence is MSDPVAVMEVAQPLDSNNNNNSGSAKRRKVGNGELRLSSSKPVRITGFESFDSDDVINTSKKLSDSVEKEELTSEGDIPASCCSVNADLEETAEATSVRCNLARRESFPVQQVIKTHSLSMAEKPSVLTNSRRRVPPEKTPPAAELEEFFAAAEKNLQNRFKEKYNYDVVNDVPLKGRFEWIQLKP